In Polaribacter sp. L3A8, a genomic segment contains:
- a CDS encoding AI-2E family transporter produces the protein MKDTIAPRIIRQLFVLVLILFILILIFRELIPYLSGVLGAVTIFVLLRKGMIFLVKKKWKPNLAAAFLILVSFIGILLPISGILLMLANKVSDVVGNSEEVVTEFKTQLTSLESKVGYSFAESIDAAKVSSWITDSLQGFVGSTFNIFISVGLMYFLLYFMLINETILRKSIYKYVPINEVNLKIIGSEAQSMVRSNTIGIPLVAIAQGIIALIGFLIFDINNPFFWFTIVTVGSMIPFIGTFVGILPVFILTLASGDSFAAWGILIYGIVVVGSTDNIIRLLVLKKLDDVHPLITLIGVIVGVPLFGFIGLIFGPLLISLFLVIVKIYRKEFVENNM, from the coding sequence ATGAAAGATACTATTGCGCCAAGAATAATAAGACAATTATTTGTCTTAGTTCTTATTTTGTTTATTTTAATTCTAATTTTTAGGGAGTTAATTCCTTATTTGTCAGGTGTTTTAGGAGCTGTAACAATTTTCGTCTTATTAAGAAAAGGCATGATTTTTCTGGTAAAGAAAAAATGGAAACCAAATTTAGCCGCAGCTTTTTTAATCTTAGTTTCTTTTATAGGGATACTTTTACCAATTTCTGGGATTTTACTAATGTTAGCAAATAAAGTTAGTGATGTAGTAGGGAACTCTGAAGAAGTTGTAACAGAATTTAAAACACAATTGACTTCTTTAGAAAGTAAAGTTGGGTATAGTTTTGCAGAAAGTATAGATGCAGCAAAAGTTTCTAGCTGGATAACAGATAGTTTACAAGGTTTTGTTGGTAGTACCTTTAATATATTTATATCTGTAGGTTTAATGTATTTTTTGCTTTACTTTATGTTAATTAATGAAACCATATTAAGAAAATCTATATATAAATATGTACCAATAAACGAAGTTAATTTAAAAATTATTGGTTCAGAAGCGCAGTCTATGGTGCGTTCTAATACCATCGGAATTCCGTTAGTAGCTATTGCACAAGGTATAATTGCGTTAATAGGATTTCTAATTTTTGATATCAATAATCCTTTCTTTTGGTTTACCATTGTTACTGTAGGTTCTATGATTCCATTTATAGGAACCTTTGTTGGTATCTTACCTGTTTTTATTTTAACGCTAGCCTCAGGAGATAGTTTTGCCGCTTGGGGAATTTTAATTTACGGGATTGTTGTAGTTGGGTCTACAGATAATATTATAAGGCTGTTGGTTTTAAAAAAGTTAGATGATGTTCATCCATTAATTACTTTAATTGGTGTTATTGTTGGTGTGCCTTTATTTGGATTTATTGGATTGATTTTTGGACCGCTATTAATCAGTTTGTTTTTAGTAATTGTAAAAATTTATAGAAAAGAATTTGTTGAGAATAATATGTAA
- the folD gene encoding bifunctional methylenetetrahydrofolate dehydrogenase/methenyltetrahydrofolate cyclohydrolase FolD, which translates to MILLDGKKTSADIKEEIALDVRELKDNGLRTPHLAAIIVGHDGASVTYVNAKVKACERVGFESTLIRLPEETTEEELLNEIEILNIDNDIDGFIVQLPLPKHIDEQKILMAVNPDKDVDGFHPTNVGKMALNLPTFISATPFGILELLERYKVETSGKHVVVLGRSHIVGSPMSILLSQKRKVGNATVTMCHSRTKNLKEITLQADIIVAAIGIPEFLKADMVKDHITVIDVGITRLADSSKKSGFRLVGDVAFDEVAKKADFITPVPGGVGPMTIAMLLKNTLLACQRKS; encoded by the coding sequence ATGATTTTACTAGACGGAAAAAAAACATCTGCAGACATTAAAGAAGAAATTGCCTTAGATGTAAGAGAATTAAAAGACAACGGGTTAAGAACACCTCACTTGGCTGCAATTATTGTAGGCCATGATGGAGCAAGTGTTACCTACGTAAATGCAAAAGTAAAAGCCTGTGAACGTGTTGGTTTCGAATCTACTTTAATTAGATTACCAGAAGAAACTACAGAGGAGGAATTGTTAAATGAAATTGAAATTTTAAATATCGATAATGATATTGATGGTTTTATTGTACAACTTCCTTTGCCAAAACATATTGATGAACAAAAAATCTTAATGGCTGTAAATCCGGATAAAGATGTAGACGGGTTTCATCCAACGAATGTTGGAAAGATGGCTTTAAATTTACCAACCTTTATCTCTGCAACTCCTTTTGGAATTCTAGAATTATTAGAAAGATACAAAGTTGAAACTTCAGGAAAACATGTTGTTGTTTTAGGTAGAAGTCATATTGTGGGTAGCCCAATGAGCATTTTGTTATCTCAAAAAAGAAAGGTTGGTAATGCTACTGTTACCATGTGCCACAGTAGAACAAAAAACTTAAAAGAAATTACTTTACAAGCAGATATTATTGTTGCTGCTATTGGAATTCCAGAGTTTTTAAAAGCAGATATGGTAAAAGATCATATTACTGTAATAGATGTTGGTATTACGCGTTTAGCTGATTCTAGCAAAAAAAGTGGATTTAGATTGGTTGGTGATGTTGCTTTTGATGAAGTTGCTAAAAAAGCTGATTTTATAACGCCAGTTCCTGGAGGTGTGGGACCAATGACAATTGCAATGTTATTAAAAAACACATTATTAGCTTGCCAAAGAAAAAGCTAG
- a CDS encoding CDP-alcohol phosphatidyltransferase family protein: MNLKKHIPNLITLGNLFCGTVATIFAVEGDFVYAGLFVVLGILFDFFDGFAARLLNVSGELGKQLDSLADMVTSGVVPGIIVYKLLIENTDEILDFNEPNYLPFIGLLLTLGACYRLAKFNIDTRQSDSFIGLPTPAMSLFIISLPLIQEYSTITFAQELITSNYFLIAVTLILTYLMNVELPLFSLKFKDYSFKKNIIVYSFLFASFILIYTLHFISIPFIIILYIIISLINKIIVFNGNSQNPPK; encoded by the coding sequence ATGAATTTAAAGAAACACATTCCTAATTTAATAACACTTGGTAACCTTTTTTGTGGAACAGTGGCAACTATTTTTGCTGTGGAAGGTGATTTTGTATATGCAGGTTTATTTGTTGTTTTAGGAATTTTATTTGATTTTTTTGATGGCTTTGCAGCGCGTTTACTAAATGTTTCTGGTGAGTTAGGGAAACAATTAGACTCTTTGGCAGATATGGTTACAAGTGGGGTTGTACCAGGAATTATCGTTTATAAATTATTGATTGAGAATACTGATGAGATACTCGATTTTAATGAACCAAACTACTTGCCTTTTATAGGGTTATTACTAACTTTAGGTGCTTGTTATAGATTGGCCAAATTTAATATTGATACAAGACAATCGGATTCTTTTATTGGTTTGCCAACACCTGCAATGAGTTTATTTATCATTTCTTTACCTCTAATTCAAGAATACTCTACAATAACATTTGCTCAGGAGTTAATAACAAGTAATTACTTTTTAATTGCAGTTACTTTGATTTTAACCTATTTAATGAATGTAGAATTACCTTTATTTTCTTTAAAATTTAAAGATTATTCATTTAAAAAGAACATAATTGTGTATTCTTTTCTTTTTGCATCTTTCATTTTAATTTACACTTTACATTTCATTTCTATCCCATTTATTATTATATTGTACATTATAATATCACTTATTAACAAAATAATTGTATTTAATGGAAATAGCCAGAATCCCCCAAAATGA
- a CDS encoding carboxymuconolactone decarboxylase family protein: MHEKVKEFNDYRQKMNDKILEADNKVIKRIYNLDTNTFKEGHLPVKTKELLGLVASAVLRCDDCVQYHLEAAMKNGVTKEEMMETMSIATLVGGTIVIPHLRRAVEYWEMLENK; encoded by the coding sequence ATGCACGAAAAAGTTAAAGAGTTTAATGACTATCGTCAGAAAATGAACGATAAAATTCTAGAAGCAGATAATAAAGTAATTAAAAGAATCTATAATTTAGATACCAACACCTTTAAAGAAGGGCACTTACCTGTTAAAACAAAAGAACTTTTAGGTTTGGTAGCTTCTGCTGTTTTGCGTTGCGATGATTGTGTACAATATCATTTAGAAGCTGCTATGAAAAACGGTGTTACCAAAGAAGAAATGATGGAAACCATGTCTATTGCTACTTTAGTTGGTGGTACAATTGTAATTCCTCATTTAAGAAGAGCTGTAGAATATTGGGAAATGTTAGAAAATAAATAA
- a CDS encoding YheT family hydrolase, giving the protein MPVFTSNFTPSLPFKNGHFNTMYRPLFMKDVCSFLRKRITTWDADFIDLDFSLVGSKTIAILIHGLEGSSDSKYIASTSKHLNKKGLDTVCFNLRGCSGDDNLLLGTYHSGKTEDVDFVVKHVSENYEYENIIIIGFSLGGNLTLKYIGEQSENISSKIKGAIAVSVPVDIASGEVEMERLKNKLYLEIFFKTMKNKILEKAHKFPEYNLDKDKLFKATKFKHLEHLYTVPVFGFESPEDYWKKSSSKPHLTKIKVPTLLINSKDDTFLSPACFPFDEAYNSEFFFLETPNYGGHCGFITSFKPTENTWLEQRIERFIRENIQINIL; this is encoded by the coding sequence ATGCCTGTATTTACATCCAACTTCACCCCTAGTTTACCTTTTAAAAATGGTCATTTTAATACCATGTACAGGCCTCTTTTTATGAAAGATGTTTGTAGCTTTTTACGTAAAAGAATTACTACTTGGGATGCTGATTTTATAGATTTAGATTTTTCTTTAGTCGGTTCTAAAACAATTGCCATCTTAATTCATGGTTTAGAAGGAAGCTCTGATTCTAAATACATAGCATCAACCTCTAAACACCTAAATAAAAAAGGTTTAGATACTGTTTGTTTTAATCTAAGAGGTTGCTCTGGTGATGACAATTTACTTTTAGGTACCTACCACAGCGGAAAAACAGAAGATGTAGATTTTGTAGTAAAACATGTTTCTGAAAATTACGAATATGAAAACATCATCATTATCGGCTTTAGCCTTGGAGGGAATTTAACTTTAAAATATATTGGAGAACAATCGGAAAATATATCTTCTAAAATAAAAGGTGCCATTGCCGTTTCTGTTCCTGTTGATATTGCTTCTGGAGAAGTAGAAATGGAACGATTAAAAAATAAATTATATCTAGAAATATTTTTTAAAACCATGAAAAATAAGATTTTAGAAAAAGCTCATAAATTTCCAGAATATAATTTAGATAAAGACAAATTGTTTAAAGCAACCAAATTTAAGCATTTAGAGCATTTATATACAGTACCCGTTTTTGGTTTTGAGAGTCCGGAAGATTATTGGAAAAAATCGAGTTCTAAGCCACATCTAACAAAAATTAAAGTACCAACTTTACTTATAAACTCTAAAGACGATACTTTTTTATCTCCTGCATGTTTTCCTTTTGATGAAGCTTATAATTCTGAGTTTTTCTTTTTAGAAACCCCAAATTATGGCGGTCATTGTGGTTTTATAACATCATTTAAACCAACAGAAAATACATGGTTAGAGCAAAGAATAGAACGATTTATTAGAGAAAACATTCAGATTAACATCTTGTAA
- a CDS encoding sensor histidine kinase, protein MEIARIPQNEKERLDVLKSYNILDSLPEDEYDAITKIASSICNTSIALVSIIDKDRQWFKSTHGIEEVTETPRELAFCSHAILDPEELFIINDATKDKRFFDNPLTVNAPNVIFYAGAPLNSSEGYPLGTLCVIDSKPKILTQNQKDALKLLSKQVVILLELRKKNKELSASNSNVIKLNDQLNNFAYRLTHDLKSPINGISFLLDVLKEDHIALFKNTGAEEYIGLIGDRIVYIETLINEILNYSKVTSENIVFEHFKLNEFLDSIIANIDFENKLVLDSSSLELAIFSSKIGLLQIFQNLISNSRKFLDEEKSIITVTCKEDKEYYYFTYEDNGPGIDEKYFTKVFEMFETLGSTNSNNTGIGLATVKSIVKRLGGEIALKKRDNGKKGVCFYFNISKKEDKLSICKD, encoded by the coding sequence ATGGAAATAGCCAGAATCCCCCAAAATGAAAAAGAAAGGTTAGACGTTTTAAAAAGTTATAATATTTTAGACTCTTTACCTGAAGACGAGTATGATGCTATTACAAAAATAGCATCTAGTATTTGTAACACTTCAATTGCCCTTGTTTCTATTATTGATAAAGATAGACAGTGGTTTAAATCTACACATGGTATAGAAGAGGTAACAGAAACACCACGAGAATTGGCTTTTTGTTCGCACGCAATTTTAGATCCTGAAGAATTATTTATAATAAATGACGCTACAAAAGATAAACGTTTTTTTGATAATCCTTTAACGGTAAACGCACCAAATGTAATTTTTTACGCAGGCGCTCCTTTAAATAGTTCCGAAGGTTATCCGTTAGGAACTTTGTGTGTTATAGATAGTAAACCTAAAATTCTTACCCAAAATCAAAAAGATGCTTTAAAATTATTATCGAAACAAGTTGTTATTCTTTTGGAGCTTAGAAAAAAAAATAAAGAATTATCAGCGTCTAATAGTAATGTTATAAAGTTAAATGATCAGTTAAATAATTTTGCTTATCGATTAACGCACGATTTAAAATCGCCAATAAATGGAATTAGTTTTTTGTTAGATGTTTTAAAAGAAGATCATATTGCACTTTTTAAAAATACGGGTGCAGAAGAATACATTGGTTTAATTGGAGATAGAATTGTTTATATAGAAACTCTTATTAATGAAATTTTAAACTACTCTAAAGTAACAAGTGAAAATATTGTTTTTGAGCATTTTAAATTAAACGAATTTTTAGATAGTATTATAGCTAATATAGATTTTGAAAACAAGTTGGTTTTAGATAGTTCTAGTTTAGAATTAGCTATTTTTAGTTCTAAAATAGGTTTATTACAAATTTTTCAGAATTTGATTTCTAATTCAAGGAAATTTTTAGATGAAGAAAAATCGATAATAACAGTAACGTGTAAAGAAGATAAAGAATATTATTACTTTACTTATGAAGATAATGGGCCTGGGATTGATGAAAAATATTTTACAAAGGTGTTTGAAATGTTTGAAACATTAGGCAGTACCAACAGTAACAATACAGGTATTGGTTTAGCAACCGTTAAATCTATTGTAAAAAGATTAGGCGGAGAAATAGCGTTAAAGAAAAGAGATAACGGTAAAAAAGGTGTTTGTTTCTATTTTAATATTTCTAAAAAAGAAGATAAATTATCAATCTGTAAAGATTAA
- a CDS encoding ATP-dependent DNA helicase RecQ has translation MDLYSPLKKFFGFSKFKGLQEQVIKSIVENNNTFVIMPTGGGKSLCYQLPALMTEGTAIVVSPLIALMKNQVDAIRGISEHNGVAHVLNSSLNKTEVAQVKEDIANGITKLLYVAPESLIKEEYVAFLRTQKISFVAIDEAHCISEWGHDFRPEYRNLKHIIKAIDNVPVICLTATATEKVQEDILKTLGIPEANRFKASFNRPNLFYEVRPKTKEVDKDIIRFVKQRMGKSGIIYCLSRKKVEEVAQILQVNGIKAVPYHAGLDAKTRVKHQDMFLMEDCDVVVATIAFGMGIDKPDVRFVIHHDIPKSLESYYQETGRAGRDDGEGYCLAFYAYKDIEKLEKFMASKPVAEQEIGHALLQEVVGYAETSMNRRKYLLHYFGEEFDAENGDGADMDDNSRNPKKKHEAKEDVKLLLNVVKKTLQKYKAKEIVNTIVGKENALLTSHKTHLQPFFGSGKDKSALYWMALIRQVLVINLIKKEIEQYGVVKLTKKGQEYLNNPISFMMTEDHSYSEENDNAIITNAKSSGGVADDKLVKLLKDLRKRVATKQGVPPFAVFQDPSLDDMALKYPITLTELSTVHGVGEGKSRKFGKDFIKLISDYVEENDILRPDDLIVKSTGTNSGLKLFVIQNTDKKLPLEDISKSKGLQMSELIKEMEVIIFSGTKLNIDYAIDDLLDEDQQEEIHDYFMEAETDNIQEALDEFDGDYDEDELRLMRIKFINEVAN, from the coding sequence ATGGATTTATACAGCCCTCTCAAAAAATTCTTTGGATTTAGTAAATTTAAAGGCTTACAAGAGCAAGTAATTAAAAGTATTGTAGAGAATAATAATACTTTTGTAATAATGCCTACAGGTGGAGGGAAATCACTTTGTTACCAACTGCCAGCATTAATGACAGAGGGAACAGCAATTGTAGTTTCTCCTTTAATTGCATTGATGAAAAATCAAGTAGACGCTATTAGAGGTATATCTGAACATAATGGTGTGGCTCATGTTTTAAATTCGTCTTTAAATAAAACAGAAGTTGCGCAAGTTAAAGAAGATATTGCTAACGGAATTACAAAACTCTTGTACGTTGCACCAGAATCTTTAATAAAAGAAGAGTATGTTGCTTTCTTAAGAACGCAAAAAATTTCTTTTGTGGCCATTGATGAGGCGCATTGTATTTCTGAATGGGGACATGATTTTAGACCTGAATACAGAAATTTAAAACATATTATTAAAGCAATCGATAATGTACCTGTTATTTGCTTAACGGCAACAGCAACAGAAAAAGTACAAGAAGATATTTTAAAAACTTTAGGAATACCAGAAGCAAATAGATTTAAAGCGTCTTTTAATAGACCTAATTTATTTTATGAAGTAAGGCCTAAAACGAAAGAAGTAGACAAGGATATTATTCGTTTTGTAAAACAAAGAATGGGTAAATCTGGAATTATTTACTGCTTAAGCAGGAAAAAAGTAGAAGAAGTTGCTCAAATTTTACAAGTAAACGGAATTAAAGCGGTTCCGTATCATGCAGGTTTAGATGCAAAAACACGTGTAAAACATCAAGATATGTTTTTGATGGAAGATTGCGATGTTGTTGTGGCTACTATTGCTTTCGGAATGGGAATTGACAAACCAGATGTTCGTTTTGTAATTCATCATGACATTCCTAAAAGTTTAGAAAGTTATTATCAAGAAACAGGTAGAGCAGGACGTGATGATGGAGAAGGATATTGTTTAGCTTTCTATGCATATAAAGATATAGAAAAGTTAGAGAAATTTATGGCAAGTAAGCCTGTGGCAGAGCAAGAAATTGGTCATGCTTTATTACAAGAAGTTGTTGGTTATGCAGAAACTTCTATGAATAGACGAAAGTATTTGTTGCATTATTTTGGTGAAGAGTTTGATGCCGAAAATGGTGATGGAGCAGATATGGACGATAATTCTAGAAATCCGAAGAAAAAACACGAAGCTAAAGAAGACGTTAAACTCTTATTAAATGTTGTAAAAAAGACCTTACAAAAATATAAAGCAAAAGAGATTGTAAATACTATTGTAGGAAAAGAAAACGCACTTTTAACTTCTCATAAAACACATTTACAACCCTTTTTTGGAAGTGGTAAAGATAAATCGGCACTGTATTGGATGGCATTAATCAGACAGGTTTTGGTGATTAATTTAATAAAGAAAGAGATTGAACAATATGGGGTTGTTAAATTAACTAAAAAAGGTCAAGAGTATCTAAATAATCCTATTTCTTTTATGATGACGGAAGATCACTCTTATAGCGAAGAGAATGATAATGCTATCATAACAAATGCAAAATCTTCTGGTGGAGTTGCTGATGATAAATTGGTGAAACTATTAAAAGATTTACGAAAAAGAGTAGCTACTAAACAAGGTGTTCCTCCTTTTGCCGTTTTTCAAGATCCATCACTAGATGATATGGCCTTAAAATATCCAATAACTTTAACAGAACTTTCTACAGTACATGGTGTAGGTGAGGGTAAGTCTAGAAAATTTGGTAAAGATTTTATTAAATTAATTTCAGATTACGTTGAAGAAAATGATATTTTAAGACCAGATGATTTAATTGTAAAAAGTACGGGAACTAATTCTGGGTTAAAACTTTTTGTAATTCAAAATACTGATAAAAAACTACCTTTAGAGGATATATCTAAATCTAAAGGACTTCAAATGAGTGAGTTGATAAAAGAGATGGAAGTTATTATTTTCTCTGGTACCAAATTGAATATAGATTACGCTATAGACGATTTATTAGATGAAGATCAGCAAGAAGAAATACATGACTATTTTATGGAGGCTGAAACAGATAATATACAAGAAGCTTTAGATGAGTTTGATGGTGATTATGATGAAGATGAATTACGTTTAATGCGAATTAAATTTATAAATGAAGTGGCTAATTAA
- the tatC gene encoding twin-arginine translocase subunit TatC — protein sequence MAEKQKEMSFLGHLEELRWHLVRSASAIFIIAIVLFVFQKEVYENFLLAHRKPDFITYQLFCDFFTYFGLDSGFCHVEFKDHLISLKPTQQLMNSIWSSFILGIILSFPYLLWEIWRFVAPGLTKNEVNKSRGFIFIASFLFFCGIAFSFYVIAPISIHFLYNYQITDLIQNNFTLDSHIGLVTNMLLGVSILFELPVLIYFLTKIGLVTPDFLKKYRKHALVVVLILAAIITPPDVASQVIVAIPILILYEVSIKVSKVVIKKQQRDARKS from the coding sequence ATGGCAGAAAAACAGAAAGAAATGTCCTTTTTAGGTCATTTAGAAGAATTAAGGTGGCATTTGGTAAGAAGTGCATCAGCAATATTTATTATTGCTATTGTATTATTTGTGTTTCAAAAAGAGGTGTATGAAAACTTTTTATTAGCACATAGAAAACCAGACTTTATAACCTACCAACTATTTTGTGATTTTTTTACTTATTTTGGTTTAGATAGTGGTTTTTGTCATGTTGAATTTAAAGATCACTTAATTAGTTTAAAGCCTACACAACAGTTAATGAATTCTATTTGGTCTTCATTTATATTGGGTATTATTTTATCTTTTCCATATCTTTTATGGGAGATTTGGCGATTTGTAGCACCAGGTTTAACAAAAAATGAAGTTAACAAATCAAGAGGATTTATTTTTATAGCTTCTTTTTTATTTTTCTGCGGAATCGCATTTAGCTTTTATGTAATTGCACCTATTTCCATACACTTTTTATATAATTATCAAATTACAGATTTAATTCAGAATAACTTTACATTAGATTCACATATAGGACTCGTAACCAACATGCTACTAGGAGTTTCTATATTATTTGAATTACCTGTTTTAATTTACTTTTTAACAAAAATAGGGTTAGTAACGCCAGATTTTTTAAAGAAATATAGAAAACATGCCTTAGTAGTTGTTTTAATTTTAGCAGCTATTATTACACCACCAGATGTTGCTAGCCAAGTAATTGTAGCAATTCCTATTCTTATTTTATATGAAGTAAGTATTAAAGTTTCAAAAGTAGTAATTAAAAAACAACAAAGAGATGCACGAAAAAGTTAA
- a CDS encoding cupin domain-containing protein, whose product MKKKFTIQKAPFVVPTTDGKVIEEHFGNATDGNAQLSIAHMIAPSGWREPFQTPKFDEYTYIIKGKKQFIIDEETIFLEAGQSIKIEKGARVQYSNPFDEQCDYIAICLPAFSLDLVNREDE is encoded by the coding sequence ATGAAGAAAAAATTTACAATTCAAAAAGCACCCTTTGTGGTACCTACAACAGACGGTAAAGTTATAGAAGAGCATTTTGGTAACGCTACAGACGGTAATGCTCAATTAAGTATTGCACACATGATTGCACCTTCTGGTTGGAGAGAGCCTTTTCAAACCCCTAAATTTGATGAATATACCTATATTATTAAAGGAAAGAAACAATTTATTATTGATGAAGAAACAATTTTTTTAGAAGCGGGACAATCCATTAAAATTGAAAAAGGGGCAAGAGTGCAATATTCAAATCCTTTTGATGAACAATGTGATTATATAGCTATTTGTTTACCTGCTTTTTCTTTAGATTTAGTAAATAGAGAAGATGAGTAA
- a CDS encoding KpsF/GutQ family sugar-phosphate isomerase: MKKTNTIINTARETILTESNAIANLAKLIDADFEEAVKFILNSNGRVIVTGIGKSANIATKIVATFNSTGTPAIFMHAADAIHGDLGNVQKEDVVICLSKSGNTPEIKVLVPFIKNYGNKIVAITGNIDSYLGEHADFTLNAYVEKEACPNNLAPTTSTTAQLVLGDALAVCLLELRGFSSKDFAKYHPGGALGKRLYLRVSDLVENNQVPKVNETDSIAKVIVEISEKRLGVTAVLNKDKLVGIITDGDIRRMLSKTTQISQFTAKDIMGKNPKTILEDAMAIDALNTMEKNSITQMLVIDNKSNYVGVVHLHDLIKEGIF, from the coding sequence TTGAAAAAGACAAACACAATTATAAATACTGCTAGAGAAACTATTTTAACAGAGAGTAATGCTATTGCTAATTTAGCAAAATTAATTGATGCTGACTTTGAAGAAGCCGTTAAATTTATTTTAAATTCTAATGGTAGAGTAATTGTTACCGGAATTGGCAAAAGTGCAAACATTGCAACCAAGATTGTTGCTACTTTTAACTCTACAGGTACACCTGCTATTTTTATGCATGCAGCAGATGCTATTCATGGTGATTTAGGGAATGTACAAAAAGAAGATGTAGTAATTTGTCTTTCTAAAAGTGGTAATACCCCAGAAATTAAAGTTTTAGTTCCGTTTATTAAAAATTATGGAAATAAAATAGTAGCAATTACAGGTAATATAGACTCTTATTTAGGTGAACATGCAGATTTTACATTAAATGCTTATGTAGAAAAAGAAGCATGCCCTAATAATTTAGCTCCTACTACAAGTACCACTGCTCAATTAGTTTTGGGTGATGCATTAGCCGTTTGCTTATTAGAGTTAAGAGGTTTTTCTAGTAAAGATTTTGCAAAATACCATCCTGGAGGTGCTTTAGGAAAACGTTTATACTTAAGAGTATCTGATTTGGTAGAAAACAACCAAGTACCTAAAGTAAATGAAACAGATAGTATAGCTAAAGTAATTGTAGAGATTTCCGAGAAAAGATTAGGTGTAACTGCTGTTCTTAACAAGGATAAATTAGTTGGAATTATTACGGATGGTGATATTAGAAGGATGCTATCTAAAACAACGCAAATATCTCAGTTTACAGCGAAAGATATTATGGGGAAAAACCCTAAAACGATCCTTGAAGATGCGATGGCAATAGACGCACTAAATACAATGGAAAAAAACAGTATTACCCAAATGTTAGTTATTGATAATAAAAGCAATTATGTGGGTGTTGTACATTTACATGATTTAATTAAAGAAGGAATTTTCTAA
- the lptB gene encoding LPS export ABC transporter ATP-binding protein produces MILRAENIEKIYGSRKVVTGISLEVQQGEIIGLLGPNGAGKTTSFYMIVGMIKPNSGKIFLNDEEITEDAMYKRAQKGIGYLAQEASVFRKLSVEDNIMSVLQFTDLSKKEQKIKLESLIEEFNIGHVRKNRGDLLSGGERRRTEIARCLASDPNFILLDEPFAGVDPIAVEDIQSIVAHLKDRNIGILITDHDVQATLAITDKTYLMYQGSILKSGTPEELAADEMVRKVYLGKDFELKKKKVF; encoded by the coding sequence ATGATCTTAAGAGCAGAAAACATAGAAAAAATTTACGGAAGTAGAAAAGTAGTTACTGGCATTTCTTTAGAAGTTCAGCAAGGTGAAATTATTGGGCTTTTAGGTCCTAATGGAGCCGGAAAAACAACTTCTTTCTATATGATTGTTGGTATGATTAAACCTAATTCTGGTAAAATTTTTTTAAATGATGAAGAAATCACTGAAGATGCCATGTACAAACGTGCGCAAAAAGGGATTGGGTATTTAGCACAAGAAGCTTCTGTTTTTAGAAAACTATCTGTTGAAGACAATATTATGTCTGTTTTACAATTTACAGATTTATCAAAAAAAGAACAAAAAATTAAATTAGAGTCTTTAATTGAAGAGTTTAATATTGGTCATGTTCGTAAAAATAGAGGAGATTTATTATCAGGAGGAGAAAGACGAAGAACAGAAATTGCGCGTTGTTTAGCTTCCGACCCTAATTTTATTTTATTAGACGAACCTTTTGCAGGTGTAGACCCTATTGCAGTTGAAGATATACAAAGTATTGTTGCACATTTAAAAGACAGAAACATCGGTATTTTAATTACAGACCACGATGTACAAGCAACTTTAGCCATTACAGATAAAACTTACTTAATGTATCAAGGAAGCATCCTTAAAAGCGGAACTCCAGAAGAACTGGCTGCAGATGAAATGGTACGTAAAGTATATTTAGGTAAAGATTTCGAATTAAAAAAGAAGAAAGTTTTTTAA